A window of the Enterobacteriaceae bacterium 4M9 genome harbors these coding sequences:
- the cutA gene encoding divalent cation tolerance protein CutA codes for MATPDAVVVLCTAPDESTAQELATLILGEKLAACATLMPNATSLYYWEGKIEQEYEVQMLIKTDKDHLDRLLVCLKTHHPYQTPELLALPVIQGNSEYLSWLYASLR; via the coding sequence ATGGCGACACCCGATGCCGTTGTTGTCCTGTGTACTGCACCTGATGAATCCACGGCCCAGGAACTGGCCACGCTGATTCTGGGCGAAAAACTCGCCGCCTGTGCAACGCTAATGCCCAATGCCACCTCGCTGTATTACTGGGAAGGTAAGATTGAGCAGGAATATGAAGTCCAGATGCTCATCAAAACCGACAAGGACCATCTCGACAGGCTACTGGTCTGCCTGAAAACGCATCACCCGTATCAGACGCCGGAACTGCTGGCGCTCCCCGTCATTCAAGGAAATAGCGAATATCTCTCATGGTTGTACGCGTCTTTACGTTAA
- a CDS encoding protein-disulfide reductase DsbD: MVVRVFTLIFLLFTAPAFAGLFDRPGQSQFVPADQAFAFDFQQRGSQLTLNWQIKPGYYLYRQQIDISPVAATLADFTLPTGVTHEDEFYGKSQIYLTSLSLPLHLLSADAGASVRVTYQGCAKAGFCYPPETKTVPLSVLAAQSNAPATSTPEPNPSGVAAQSSNTQPQVTDGPSAAPRGETPPAQLPFSALWALLIGIGIAFTPCVLPMYPLISGIVLGGRERLSTGRALLLAFIYVQGMALTYTALGLVVAAAGLQFQAALQHPYVLIGLSVLFILLALSMFGLFTLQLPSSLQTRLTLMSNRQQGGSAGGVFAMGAIAGLICSPCTTAPLSAILLYIAQSGNPWLGGGTLYLYALGMGLPLILITVFGNRLLPKSGPWMESVKTAFGFVILALPVFLLERVLGETWGLRMWGALGVAFFGWAFIASLGSTRRAARMLQILLLGGALVCARPLQDWAFGAPAATENLAHLNFTRVSSVAELEQALAQAQGKPVMLDLYADWCVACKEFEKYTFSDPAVQQALANTVLLQADVTANGPNDIALLKHLNVLGLPTILFFDANGKEQPQARVTGFMNASAFNAHLRNQQR; the protein is encoded by the coding sequence ATGGTTGTACGCGTCTTTACGTTAATTTTTCTGCTGTTCACGGCGCCTGCCTTTGCCGGGTTGTTTGACCGCCCTGGTCAGAGCCAGTTTGTGCCGGCAGACCAGGCGTTTGCCTTTGACTTCCAGCAGCGCGGCTCGCAGCTGACGCTGAACTGGCAAATAAAACCGGGCTACTATCTCTATCGCCAGCAGATTGATATCTCGCCGGTCGCGGCAACACTTGCGGACTTCACACTGCCCACAGGCGTTACGCACGAGGATGAGTTCTACGGTAAAAGCCAGATTTACCTCACCTCGTTAAGCCTGCCGCTGCACCTGCTTTCTGCCGATGCCGGTGCCAGCGTGCGCGTGACTTATCAGGGCTGCGCCAAAGCAGGTTTTTGTTATCCGCCAGAGACCAAAACCGTACCGCTGAGCGTGCTGGCCGCACAGAGCAACGCGCCTGCGACGTCAACGCCTGAGCCAAATCCCAGCGGTGTTGCCGCACAGAGCAGCAACACACAACCCCAGGTTACAGACGGGCCATCAGCCGCCCCCCGGGGCGAAACCCCGCCTGCCCAGCTGCCGTTCTCCGCGCTGTGGGCGCTGCTTATCGGCATTGGCATTGCCTTCACGCCGTGCGTGCTGCCGATGTATCCGCTGATTTCCGGCATCGTGCTGGGTGGACGTGAGCGGCTGTCTACCGGGCGCGCGCTGCTGCTGGCGTTTATTTATGTCCAGGGCATGGCGCTCACCTACACCGCACTCGGGCTGGTGGTGGCCGCCGCCGGATTGCAGTTCCAGGCCGCACTCCAGCATCCGTATGTGCTCATTGGCCTGTCAGTGCTGTTTATCCTGCTGGCGCTCTCCATGTTCGGCCTGTTTACCCTCCAGCTTCCTTCGTCGCTGCAAACGCGCCTGACGCTGATGAGTAACCGCCAGCAGGGCGGCTCCGCTGGCGGCGTGTTTGCGATGGGCGCCATTGCCGGGCTGATTTGCTCACCCTGCACCACCGCGCCGCTGAGCGCCATCCTGCTGTACATTGCCCAGAGCGGTAACCCGTGGCTGGGCGGCGGCACGCTGTACCTGTATGCGCTTGGCATGGGCCTGCCGCTTATCCTCATCACCGTGTTTGGCAACCGACTGCTGCCAAAAAGCGGGCCGTGGATGGAGAGCGTCAAAACCGCGTTTGGCTTTGTTATCCTGGCGCTGCCGGTGTTCTTACTTGAGCGCGTGCTGGGTGAAACCTGGGGCCTGCGCATGTGGGGCGCGCTTGGCGTCGCGTTTTTCGGCTGGGCGTTTATCGCAAGCCTTGGCAGTACCCGCCGTGCGGCACGCATGCTGCAAATCCTGCTACTCGGTGGCGCGCTGGTCTGCGCCCGCCCGCTACAGGACTGGGCCTTTGGCGCGCCTGCCGCCACTGAAAACCTGGCGCATCTTAACTTCACCCGCGTAAGCAGCGTGGCAGAGCTTGAGCAGGCGCTGGCACAAGCCCAGGGCAAGCCGGTGATGCTCGACCTGTACGCCGACTGGTGCGTTGCCTGTAAAGAGTTTGAAAAGTACACCTTCAGCGACCCGGCGGTTCAACAGGCTCTTGCTAACACGGTGCTGCTGCAAGCCGATGTGACGGCCAATGGTCCGAACGACATAGCGCTGTTAAAACACCTCAACGTGCTGGGCTTGCCGACAATTCTGTTCTTTGATGCAAACGGCAAAGAGCAGCCGCAGGCGCGAGTGACCGGCTTTATGAATGCCAGCGCGTTCAACGCGCATTTGCGCAATCAGCAGCGGTAA
- a CDS encoding transcriptional regulator — protein MNRTEENTVQREDVLEQALQILEKKGLADTTLDMVAAATDSTPQALMRFWPDREALLYDALRHHSEQIDAWRHQLIHDDALTTEQKLLARYETLTGCVGNQRYPGCLFIAACSVYPDSEHPIHQLATVQKHAARDYTHQLLVQLEVDDPAMVADQMELVLEGCLSRMLVHRRQDDVDTARRLAEDILRLAQCRTAGALT, from the coding sequence TTGAACAGAACGGAGGAAAATACCGTGCAACGCGAAGACGTACTGGAACAGGCGCTGCAAATCCTTGAGAAAAAAGGGCTGGCAGACACCACGCTGGATATGGTTGCCGCAGCAACAGACAGCACGCCACAGGCGCTGATGCGCTTCTGGCCGGACAGAGAAGCGCTGCTGTACGACGCCCTGCGCCACCACAGTGAGCAAATTGACGCCTGGCGCCACCAGCTTATTCATGACGATGCGCTCACCACAGAGCAAAAGCTGCTGGCGCGCTATGAAACGCTGACCGGCTGTGTGGGCAACCAGCGCTATCCCGGCTGCCTGTTTATCGCCGCGTGCAGCGTTTACCCGGACAGCGAACACCCCATCCACCAGCTTGCCACGGTGCAAAAGCATGCGGCACGGGATTACACCCATCAACTGCTGGTGCAGCTTGAGGTAGACGACCCGGCAATGGTGGCTGACCAGATGGAACTGGTACTGGAAGGCTGCCTGAGCCGTATGCTGGTGCACCGCCGCCAGGATGATGTCGATACCGCACGCCGCCTGGCAGAAGATATTTTGCGTCTGGCGCAGTGCCGCACAGCGGGTGCATTAACCTGA
- a CDS encoding DUF1471 domain-containing protein — translation MKKIIVIAAAVMMMSGATFAQSISARGTTLAEAEAKIAASAAEQDAGYRIIGTQTNNRVYMIAELIREQGSDNGA, via the coding sequence ATGAAGAAAATAATTGTTATTGCCGCCGCTGTGATGATGATGTCGGGAGCGACTTTTGCCCAGAGCATCAGTGCACGTGGTACAACGCTTGCTGAGGCTGAAGCGAAAATTGCAGCCAGCGCGGCAGAGCAGGATGCGGGCTATCGCATTATTGGCACGCAGACGAATAACCGCGTTTATATGATTGCTGAACTGATTCGCGAGCAGGGCAGTGATAACGGTGCCTGA
- a CDS encoding nuclear transport factor 2 family protein, producing the protein MKKSMIAVLIALPLLAGSALAADTSSQQTYPVSENAAIAQQQKAVYDTIIRYQTALNSGDTNTILSLFADQSYSQWNNKPTADTTEKRRQQYDTLFKNEKFQTQFAFDTVSINGNTAYVRTHHHLGATVTRLSDGATIIDLNREVFILEKQDDGTWKIVLYTFNTNPIQGVA; encoded by the coding sequence ATGAAAAAATCAATGATTGCAGTACTTATTGCTTTACCTCTGCTGGCCGGCAGCGCGTTGGCGGCAGATACCTCTTCACAGCAGACCTATCCGGTATCTGAAAATGCTGCTATTGCACAGCAGCAAAAGGCGGTTTATGACACCATCATCCGCTATCAAACTGCGCTGAATAGCGGTGATACTAATACCATCCTGTCGCTTTTTGCCGACCAGAGCTATTCACAGTGGAACAACAAACCCACGGCAGATACCACGGAAAAAAGACGCCAGCAGTACGATACCTTATTTAAAAATGAGAAATTCCAGACCCAGTTCGCTTTTGATACCGTCAGTATTAACGGCAATACCGCGTATGTGCGTACCCACCACCATCTGGGGGCGACCGTCACCCGTCTGAGCGACGGCGCTACGATTATCGATTTAAACCGGGAAGTCTTTATTCTGGAAAAACAGGATGACGGCACCTGGAAAATCGTCCTTTACACGTTTAACACCAACCCGATTCAGGGTGTCGCCTGA
- a CDS encoding LysR family transcriptional regulator, with amino-acid sequence MNELNALRVFCKVVETGGFSQAARALDLSPASVTYTIKELEKYFHQQLFKRTTRRLSLSSAGERCYASAKTLLEQFGQLEQSLHDEATAPRGKLRVEIASSLSSLVIVPALPAFLARYPKLELTLSVNDMLVSPMEDRADIFIRIGAQEVPQMVSRTLFSPRFLCAASPEYLAHYGVPQHPGELGRHTLLGFIRANASTADNWLFTRGDERISVTPGTLLRTNHAHSLCEAARHHLGLIYLLDRTLQSYLHAGLLAPVLTDWSGPGPSVHILYPQQRHRSPKIQAFVSFVRELFEI; translated from the coding sequence ATGAATGAACTGAATGCACTGCGTGTTTTCTGCAAAGTTGTTGAAACCGGCGGCTTCAGCCAGGCGGCGCGCGCGCTGGACCTCTCGCCCGCCAGCGTCACTTACACTATTAAAGAATTAGAAAAATACTTTCACCAGCAGCTGTTTAAACGCACCACGCGCCGTCTGTCGCTCAGTTCTGCGGGAGAGCGCTGTTATGCCAGTGCTAAAACGCTCCTGGAGCAATTTGGACAGCTGGAGCAAAGCCTGCACGACGAGGCCACCGCGCCGCGTGGCAAGCTCCGGGTGGAGATAGCCAGCTCGCTGAGCAGCCTGGTTATCGTCCCGGCGCTACCGGCGTTTCTTGCCCGCTACCCTAAGCTGGAGCTGACGCTTTCCGTCAACGACATGCTGGTAAGCCCAATGGAGGATCGGGCCGATATCTTCATCCGCATAGGGGCGCAGGAAGTCCCGCAGATGGTCTCACGCACGCTGTTTTCACCACGTTTTCTGTGTGCCGCCTCGCCGGAGTACCTGGCGCACTACGGCGTGCCACAGCATCCTGGCGAACTTGGCAGGCACACGCTATTGGGGTTTATCCGCGCCAACGCCAGCACCGCCGACAACTGGCTTTTTACCCGCGGCGACGAACGCATCAGCGTTACGCCGGGTACGCTGCTGCGCACCAATCACGCCCACTCGCTGTGTGAAGCCGCACGCCATCACCTTGGGCTAATTTACTTGCTGGATCGCACGCTACAAAGCTATCTACACGCTGGCCTGTTAGCCCCGGTCTTAACAGACTGGAGCGGCCCTGGGCCATCGGTGCACATCCTTTATCCACAGCAGCGCCACCGTAGCCCGAAGATACAGGCCTTTGTCAGTTTCGTGCGTGAGCTGTTTGAAATTTAG
- a CDS encoding CpaF family protein, giving the protein MQIKEYDKVRSLLIDRMNIDGNDSVDIDETLDLIESQLISILDSESIIVTRRNIEKLVKSYYDDIFGLGPLQELLQDPTVNDIMVNGTSSLYIERAGKLIRLNSIFKSNEQIMRVAQRIVAAIGRRVDESSPMVDARLKDGSRVNIIVPPIALDGCTISIRKFKEDKLELADLISFGSMTPEMAHYLSLMVRVKANIIISGGTGSGKTTLLNALSNEITDGDRVVTIEDAAELQIQKAHVVRLESRPKGIDGEGGISIRDLVINSLRMRPDRIIIGECRGEEAFEMLQAMNTGHDGSFSTIHANTPKDALVRLESMLSMANPNIPTRTQKGQISQAVDIIVQCARLSTGERKVTCISEIGGIEGDVIQSQDVFVLNSIKQLDGTQSYQHQRNFSHSLLDRKVAFCGLQQELKEIIND; this is encoded by the coding sequence ATGCAAATTAAAGAATACGATAAAGTTCGCAGCCTTCTGATTGACCGAATGAATATTGATGGCAATGACTCTGTTGATATTGATGAAACCCTTGATCTTATTGAGAGTCAATTGATTTCAATTCTTGATAGTGAGAGTATTATCGTCACCAGGAGAAATATAGAGAAGCTGGTAAAGAGTTATTATGATGATATCTTCGGGCTTGGGCCATTGCAGGAGCTATTACAAGATCCTACTGTTAATGACATCATGGTAAACGGGACATCATCGTTATATATTGAAAGAGCTGGGAAATTAATTCGCCTTAATTCAATATTTAAAAGTAACGAGCAAATAATGCGAGTCGCGCAGCGAATTGTTGCGGCAATAGGCAGGCGTGTGGATGAAAGTTCGCCAATGGTGGACGCGCGTTTAAAGGATGGCAGTCGCGTAAACATCATCGTCCCACCTATTGCTCTTGATGGTTGTACGATATCTATCCGTAAATTTAAAGAAGATAAATTGGAGCTGGCTGATTTAATAAGTTTTGGTTCCATGACGCCGGAAATGGCACATTATTTAAGTTTAATGGTTCGCGTTAAAGCAAATATTATTATTTCCGGCGGTACAGGTTCGGGGAAAACGACGCTTTTAAATGCCCTTTCAAATGAGATTACCGACGGTGACAGGGTTGTAACAATAGAAGATGCAGCCGAGTTGCAGATTCAAAAAGCGCATGTTGTCCGGTTGGAATCTCGCCCCAAAGGCATTGATGGGGAAGGCGGTATCAGCATCCGTGACCTGGTTATTAACTCACTGCGTATGCGCCCTGACCGCATTATTATCGGTGAGTGCCGTGGTGAAGAGGCTTTTGAAATGCTACAGGCAATGAACACCGGGCATGATGGATCGTTTTCAACGATTCACGCCAATACGCCCAAGGATGCATTAGTTCGTCTGGAAAGCATGCTATCAATGGCAAACCCCAATATTCCGACCAGGACGCAAAAAGGCCAGATCTCCCAGGCAGTGGATATTATTGTGCAATGTGCGCGTTTATCCACTGGCGAACGTAAGGTGACGTGTATTAGCGAAATAGGCGGTATTGAAGGTGATGTAATTCAGAGTCAGGACGTTTTTGTGCTTAACAGCATTAAACAGCTCGATGGTACTCAATCTTATCAGCATCAGCGTAATTTCTCCCATTCCCTTCTTGACCGTAAAGTCGCATTTTGTGGTTTGCAACAAGAGTTGAAGGAAATTATCAATGACTAA
- a CDS encoding Flp family type IVb pilin, with product MPGFLNRGGGYKNAEHLKNEKGITAIEYAIIGVAMASGLFFIFNDGGFMEVLRYAWMRMSMSISEAGNILH from the coding sequence ATTCCTGGGTTTTTGAACAGGGGGGGGGGCTATAAAAATGCTGAACATCTGAAGAATGAGAAAGGAATAACAGCAATTGAATATGCCATTATTGGTGTGGCAATGGCTTCAGGTTTGTTCTTCATTTTCAATGATGGTGGTTTCATGGAAGTTTTACGATATGCCTGGATGCGTATGTCGATGTCAATCTCTGAGGCCGGTAATATTTTGCATTAA
- a CDS encoding Flp family type IVb pilin — translation MILKACATIHTNIATARRAENEAGITAIEYAIIGVAMASGLFFIFDEGGFLKSLQMAWQTMGTKIISAGNILN, via the coding sequence ATGATCTTGAAAGCTTGCGCTACTATTCACACGAACATTGCTACTGCTCGTCGTGCGGAGAACGAGGCTGGGATCACTGCAATCGAATACGCAATTATTGGTGTGGCAATGGCGTCAGGTCTGTTCTTTATCTTTGATGAGGGTGGCTTCCTGAAATCACTGCAAATGGCCTGGCAGACAATGGGTACCAAAATCATTAGTGCGGGCAATATTTTGAATTAA
- a CDS encoding winged helix-turn-helix transcriptional regulator gives MKTIDDVNESCNDLFLKEVCFNGEQIALRAKEKRLLNVLITASPGCVSRQKIAEDIWDGRFVSDFTINQTINSLRRKINDNDRVLIKTKPKEGYVVDREVAALFTVDEPSSKEPNAEPSREPKAESIPAESPTDEKNMVFVATDNVAKDDTVNIPKKGMRVQKRLLHRVLILLSLLLACVMAGIGAGAIRDFEKIESNMTLYIDGLKFTFRKGEVEYDIDDKTIKCDLLKKVASDGDIIFTDTTLCKRTH, from the coding sequence GTGAAAACAATTGATGATGTTAACGAGTCTTGTAATGACTTATTTCTTAAAGAGGTTTGTTTCAATGGTGAGCAAATCGCTTTACGTGCTAAAGAAAAACGTTTACTGAATGTCCTTATTACGGCATCACCTGGCTGCGTTTCACGTCAGAAGATAGCAGAAGACATTTGGGATGGCAGATTTGTCAGTGATTTTACAATAAATCAAACCATAAATTCGTTACGCCGTAAAATTAATGATAACGACAGGGTTTTGATAAAAACGAAACCTAAAGAAGGTTATGTCGTTGACAGAGAGGTTGCTGCGCTATTCACTGTCGATGAACCATCAAGTAAAGAACCCAATGCCGAGCCGAGTAGAGAACCGAAGGCAGAATCAATACCGGCTGAAAGCCCAACGGACGAGAAAAACATGGTGTTTGTTGCAACAGATAACGTTGCAAAAGATGACACAGTAAATATCCCCAAAAAAGGGATGCGGGTTCAAAAGCGTCTGTTACACCGAGTTCTTATTTTGCTGTCACTGCTGCTGGCCTGCGTGATGGCAGGTATAGGCGCCGGGGCTATAAGGGACTTTGAAAAAATTGAAAGCAATATGACGTTATATATTGACGGCCTGAAATTCACCTTCCGTAAAGGCGAGGTTGAGTATGATATCGATGATAAAACTATAAAATGTGATTTGCTGAAAAAGGTAGCAAGTGATGGGGATATTATTTTTACGGATACAACACTCTGCAAAAGAACACACTAA